The Flavobacterium faecale genome has a segment encoding these proteins:
- the topA gene encoding type I DNA topoisomerase, which yields MAKNLVIVESPAKAKTIEKFLGSDFQVESSYGHIADLPSKEIGVDVENGFKPKYEVSSDKKALVTKLKGLAKKADMVWLASDEDREGEAISWHLAEELNLVKEKTKRIVFHEITKNAILKAIDNPREIDYNLVNAQQARRVLDRLVGYELSPVLWRKIKGGLSAGRVQSVSVRLIVERERDIQNFNAVASYSVVAEFTNEAGKTFKAKLPKNFNTKKEAEDFLNKNIGSTYKVSDLETKPTKKTPTGPFTTSTLQQEAARKLYLPVGITMQLAQRLYEAGLITYMRTDSVNLSKEAMDAAQAEIITSYGKEFSFPRTFTNKSKGAQEAHEAIRPTDMSRHTVNIDRDQARLYDLIWKRTLASQMSDAKLERTNVKIQANNHSEIFTASGEVLLFEGFLKVYLEGHDDDEEEQEGMLPAMKVNEKLDNNFITATERYSRPPARYTEASLVKKLEELGIGRPSTYAPTISTIINRNYVEKGNLEGNERNYTQLTLQAGKLVEKGLKENTGSDKGKLVPTDIGTIVTDFLVKNFGNILDYNFTAKVEQDFDEIAEGNVDWAIMMKEFYDQFHPTVKDVELNAERESGERILGTDPKSGKPVSVRLGKFGPMAQIGDAEDEEKKFASLMKEQNIGNISLEEALNLFLLPKALGNYLDEEVEVNNGRFGPYVRHGSVFISLPKGEDPLGLSKERAQELIDEKIKADAPIATYKGEGVQKGVGRFGPFIKWNGLFINVSKKYNFDNLSQEDIETLIDDKIQKNIDKVLHNWEDEGILVEKARWGRSVILKGKIKIELGKEVDAASLTLEEVKEMIALKTPAKKTAAKKAPAKKAPAKKTVAKKAAPKKK from the coding sequence ATGGCAAAGAATTTAGTAATAGTGGAGTCCCCTGCAAAGGCGAAAACAATCGAGAAATTTTTAGGAAGTGATTTTCAAGTGGAGTCCAGTTATGGGCATATCGCTGATTTACCTTCCAAAGAAATAGGTGTAGATGTAGAGAATGGTTTTAAACCTAAATATGAAGTTTCGTCAGACAAGAAGGCTTTAGTTACTAAATTAAAAGGGCTAGCCAAAAAAGCCGATATGGTATGGTTAGCGAGTGATGAGGATCGCGAGGGTGAGGCCATATCTTGGCATCTTGCAGAAGAGCTTAATTTGGTTAAAGAAAAAACAAAACGTATTGTTTTTCATGAGATTACAAAAAATGCTATTCTTAAAGCTATTGATAATCCACGTGAAATTGACTATAATTTAGTAAACGCACAACAAGCGCGTCGCGTACTAGATCGATTAGTTGGTTATGAATTGTCTCCAGTACTTTGGAGAAAAATAAAAGGCGGCCTTTCTGCTGGTCGTGTACAATCTGTATCGGTGCGTTTAATTGTAGAAAGAGAGCGTGATATCCAGAATTTTAACGCTGTAGCTTCCTATTCAGTTGTAGCTGAATTTACAAATGAAGCGGGAAAGACTTTTAAAGCCAAATTGCCTAAAAATTTTAATACAAAAAAAGAAGCCGAAGATTTTTTAAATAAAAATATCGGTTCTACATACAAAGTTTCTGATTTAGAAACAAAACCAACCAAGAAAACACCTACGGGTCCGTTTACAACTTCGACCTTGCAACAAGAAGCAGCTCGTAAATTGTATTTACCAGTTGGAATCACCATGCAACTTGCGCAACGTTTGTACGAGGCGGGATTGATCACCTATATGAGAACGGATAGTGTGAACTTATCCAAAGAGGCTATGGATGCTGCTCAAGCAGAAATTATTACTTCTTATGGTAAAGAATTCTCTTTTCCACGAACTTTTACAAACAAGAGTAAAGGAGCACAAGAGGCACACGAGGCAATTCGTCCGACCGATATGTCACGCCACACAGTAAACATTGATAGAGATCAAGCTCGATTATACGATTTGATTTGGAAACGTACTTTGGCTTCACAAATGAGTGATGCTAAATTAGAACGTACCAATGTTAAGATACAAGCCAATAACCATTCTGAAATATTTACTGCTTCAGGTGAAGTATTGCTTTTTGAGGGTTTCTTAAAAGTATACTTGGAAGGGCATGATGATGATGAGGAAGAACAAGAGGGTATGTTGCCAGCGATGAAAGTGAATGAGAAATTGGATAATAATTTCATCACGGCTACAGAGCGTTATTCAAGACCGCCTGCTCGATATACAGAAGCATCTTTGGTAAAGAAATTAGAAGAATTAGGAATCGGTCGTCCATCTACCTATGCGCCTACGATTTCGACAATTATCAACAGAAATTATGTTGAAAAAGGGAATTTAGAAGGAAACGAACGTAACTATACCCAATTGACCTTGCAAGCTGGAAAATTGGTTGAAAAAGGATTAAAAGAAAACACCGGTTCGGATAAAGGGAAATTAGTACCTACAGATATCGGAACAATCGTTACTGATTTCTTAGTGAAGAACTTCGGAAATATATTGGATTACAATTTTACGGCAAAAGTAGAACAAGATTTTGATGAGATTGCTGAAGGAAATGTGGATTGGGCGATAATGATGAAAGAGTTCTACGATCAATTTCACCCTACGGTAAAAGATGTGGAACTAAATGCAGAACGCGAGAGCGGGGAACGTATTTTGGGTACAGACCCTAAATCAGGAAAACCAGTATCTGTTCGTTTGGGTAAATTTGGCCCGATGGCGCAAATAGGAGATGCTGAAGACGAAGAGAAAAAGTTTGCTAGCTTAATGAAGGAGCAAAATATTGGAAATATATCACTGGAAGAAGCATTAAATCTTTTCTTATTGCCAAAAGCGCTAGGTAATTATTTAGACGAAGAAGTTGAGGTAAATAATGGACGTTTTGGTCCTTATGTACGTCACGGTAGTGTGTTTATTTCGTTACCAAAAGGAGAAGATCCTCTAGGTCTTTCTAAAGAGAGAGCACAAGAATTGATTGACGAAAAAATAAAAGCAGATGCACCAATTGCAACTTACAAAGGTGAAGGTGTGCAAAAAGGAGTGGGTCGTTTTGGTCCATTTATCAAATGGAATGGCTTATTTATCAATGTAAGTAAGAAATATAATTTTGATAATTTATCTCAAGAAGACATTGAGACTCTTATTGATGATAAAATTCAGAAAAACATTGACAAAGTGCTTCATAATTGGGAAGACGAAGGAATCTTGGTTGAAAAAGCAAGATGGGGTCGTTCTGTGATTTTGAAAGGGAAAATTAAAATTGAACTTGGTAAAGAGGTAGATGCAGCAAGCTTGACCTTGGAAGAAGTGAAAGAAATGATTGCCTTAAAAACTCCCGCAAAGAAAACGGCGGCTAAAAAGGCACCAGCCAAAAAAGCACCAGCAAAAAAGACAGTAGCAAAAAAAGCAGCACCTAAAAAGAAATAG
- a CDS encoding DeoR/GlpR family DNA-binding transcription regulator translates to MAVINRRQEDILNELEKKGYVNVVDLCEAYNVSTVTIRKDLNFLENEKLLHRTHGGASKKPLYAFERNVDDKESLQVEQKKQIAAEALKYISNNDYIILGSGSNIHYLSRIIKGFNKLTVLTSSLKVSLELCREATINTIQLGGDIRNSSTSVVGPIAEATLSQFSCNKLFLGTDGIHLDFGMSTSNALEAHLNQAMIEVAEKVIVLADSTKMNIRGFGKICNLNKIDILITDDGIDNETKAKLEELGIDVVVAAKL, encoded by the coding sequence ATGGCCGTAATTAATAGGAGACAAGAAGATATTCTTAACGAATTAGAGAAAAAGGGATACGTTAATGTGGTTGATTTGTGTGAAGCGTATAATGTTTCGACAGTAACAATTCGAAAAGATTTGAATTTTTTGGAAAACGAAAAGCTGCTTCATCGTACACATGGAGGCGCTAGCAAGAAACCTTTGTATGCCTTTGAGCGCAACGTAGATGATAAAGAATCGTTACAAGTAGAGCAAAAGAAACAAATAGCAGCCGAAGCACTCAAGTACATCAGTAATAACGACTACATTATATTAGGTTCGGGTTCGAACATTCATTATTTGTCTCGAATAATAAAAGGCTTCAATAAATTGACGGTTTTGACTTCTTCACTAAAGGTTTCTTTAGAATTGTGCAGAGAAGCTACAATTAACACTATTCAGCTCGGAGGCGATATTAGAAATAGTTCCACCTCTGTGGTTGGACCAATTGCCGAGGCTACTTTGAGTCAGTTTTCATGTAATAAACTTTTTTTAGGTACTGACGGAATCCATTTGGATTTCGGAATGAGTACTTCAAATGCTTTAGAAGCCCATTTAAATCAAGCGATGATCGAAGTTGCAGAGAAGGTGATTGTCTTGGCAGATTCTACCAAAATGAATATTCGAGGTTTTGGTAAAATTTGTAATTTGAATAAAATAGATATCCTGATAACAGATGATGGTATCGATAATGAAACTAAAGCCAAATTAGAAGAGCTTGGTATTGATGTTGTTGTCGCTGCTAAACTATAA
- a CDS encoding glycerol-3-phosphate dehydrogenase/oxidase produces the protein MKHTEQLSKLKQTPEWDVIIIGGGASGLGTALDAASRGYKTVLVEAVDFAKGTSSRSTKLVHGGVRYLEQGDVSLVREALKERGLMAQNANHLVKNQSFVIPNYNWWGGYFYTIGLTIYDMLAGKLSLGKSQYISKKKTIELLPTVEQKGLVSGVIYQDGQFDDSRLAINIAQTAVENGATLVNYTKVINLIKDDNNQVIGVKVENQETGEVYDLKGKAIINATGVFTNAIMKMNDKVYKKYIVPSQGIHLVFDKSFLPSDHALMIPKTSDGRVLFAVPWHDKIVVGTTDTLIKSHSLEPIALEKEIEFVLETAQRFLAKKPTRADVLSVFAGLRPLAAPEKEGKSTKEVSRSHKIFVSETGLITITGGKWTTYRKIAEDIINKAIATKKLPMKECKTEHISIHGNLPTNTKDRENHLYIYGTDIPKIIALQKQEPALVEKLHPKYDYTLAEVVWAIRHEMARTIDDVLSRRVRLLFLDARAAMEVAPKVAHLIAKELGHDQAWIDNQITEFNTLANGYLLTEFKTI, from the coding sequence ATGAAACATACAGAACAATTATCAAAACTAAAACAAACCCCTGAATGGGATGTTATTATTATTGGTGGTGGCGCTAGCGGGCTAGGTACTGCTCTTGACGCAGCCAGCAGAGGCTACAAAACCGTATTGGTTGAAGCTGTAGATTTTGCAAAAGGAACCTCAAGCAGAAGTACCAAACTAGTTCACGGAGGCGTACGCTACCTTGAGCAAGGAGATGTTTCACTTGTAAGAGAAGCATTGAAAGAAAGAGGATTAATGGCTCAAAACGCCAATCACCTTGTGAAAAATCAATCCTTCGTTATCCCAAATTACAATTGGTGGGGAGGTTACTTCTACACGATCGGACTTACGATTTATGATATGTTGGCTGGTAAACTTAGCCTAGGAAAATCGCAATACATTTCGAAAAAGAAAACTATTGAACTACTTCCAACAGTAGAGCAAAAAGGACTCGTAAGCGGTGTAATTTATCAAGACGGTCAATTTGACGACTCTAGATTAGCGATCAATATTGCTCAAACTGCAGTTGAAAATGGCGCTACCCTTGTAAACTACACAAAAGTTATCAATTTAATAAAAGATGACAACAATCAAGTAATTGGAGTTAAGGTTGAAAATCAAGAAACTGGTGAGGTATATGATTTAAAAGGAAAAGCCATCATCAATGCAACAGGTGTCTTTACCAATGCTATCATGAAAATGAATGATAAAGTATATAAAAAATACATCGTTCCAAGTCAAGGAATTCACCTTGTATTTGATAAATCATTTTTACCTAGTGATCACGCCTTAATGATTCCGAAAACAAGTGATGGCCGTGTCCTGTTTGCTGTGCCTTGGCATGATAAAATTGTGGTTGGAACTACTGACACTTTGATAAAAAGTCATAGTTTAGAACCAATTGCATTAGAAAAAGAAATCGAATTTGTACTTGAAACTGCTCAACGTTTCCTAGCAAAAAAACCAACTCGTGCCGATGTGCTTTCTGTATTTGCTGGATTACGACCGCTTGCAGCCCCAGAAAAAGAAGGAAAAAGTACTAAAGAGGTTTCGAGAAGCCATAAGATATTTGTTTCTGAAACAGGACTTATCACCATCACTGGAGGAAAATGGACGACTTATAGAAAAATTGCCGAAGATATCATCAACAAAGCTATTGCTACCAAAAAGTTACCTATGAAAGAATGTAAAACAGAACACATTTCGATCCACGGTAACCTACCAACAAACACTAAAGACAGAGAGAATCACCTGTACATATACGGGACTGATATTCCTAAAATCATTGCGCTACAAAAACAAGAGCCTGCACTAGTTGAAAAACTACATCCAAAATACGACTACACATTGGCAGAAGTAGTTTGGGCGATACGCCATGAAATGGCACGAACTATTGATGATGTTCTTTCAAGAAGAGTAAGACTCTTATTCTTGGATGCTAGAGCCGCAATGGAAGTTGCACCAAAAGTAGCCCATTTAATCGCGAAGGAACTTGGACATGATCAAGCCTGGATTGATAATCAGATTACAGAATTTAATACCCTTGCAAACGGCTACCTATTAACAGAATTTAAAACAATCTAA
- the glpK gene encoding glycerol kinase GlpK, producing MKEKFILALDQGTTSSRAIVFNHEGEIVKISQKPFEQIFPKPGWVEHDPNEIWSSQISVAAEVIAKTGINGKEIAAIGITNQRETTIVWDRETSEPIYNAIVWQDRRTAKYCDELKAAGHIDMIQKKTGLVLDAYFSGTKVKWILDNVPGAREKAEQGKLCFGTVDTWLIWKLSRGALFMTDVSNASRTLLLNIHTLDWDDELLELFTIPRAMLPSVKQSSEIYGETCTTLFATKIPIAGVAGDQQAALFGQLCTEPGMVKNTYGTGCFMLMNTGDKPVYSKNNLLTTVAWKINGKTTYALEGSVFVGGAAVQWLRDGAKMIESSEEVETLAMQVPDNGGVYFVPALTGLGAPHWDQYARGAIVGITRGTTNAHIARATLEGIAYQVYDLAKAMEGDFGKKGKELRVDGGAVSNNLLMQFQSDLFGFKVIRPKTLETTALGAAYLAGLAVGYWDSIDDLQKQWSIDREFTPEMPRAEVDKLVHNWDKAVGRASNWIED from the coding sequence ATGAAAGAAAAATTCATCTTAGCCCTTGACCAAGGAACTACATCGTCTCGTGCCATTGTTTTCAATCACGAAGGAGAAATTGTAAAAATATCTCAAAAGCCTTTCGAACAAATTTTTCCAAAACCAGGATGGGTAGAACACGATCCTAATGAAATCTGGTCTTCACAAATTAGCGTTGCGGCAGAAGTAATTGCAAAAACTGGAATCAACGGAAAGGAAATTGCTGCGATAGGAATCACCAATCAAAGAGAAACAACCATTGTTTGGGACAGAGAAACTAGCGAACCAATTTACAATGCTATTGTATGGCAAGATCGCAGAACAGCAAAGTATTGTGACGAACTAAAAGCTGCTGGACATATTGATATGATTCAGAAAAAAACAGGTTTAGTGCTAGATGCTTATTTTTCGGGTACGAAAGTGAAATGGATTTTGGACAACGTACCTGGTGCACGTGAAAAAGCAGAACAAGGAAAGCTATGTTTTGGAACTGTAGATACTTGGTTAATTTGGAAACTAAGTCGTGGTGCGTTGTTTATGACAGACGTATCAAATGCGAGTAGGACATTATTATTAAACATTCATACACTTGATTGGGATGACGAATTACTAGAGTTATTCACCATTCCAAGAGCAATGCTACCAAGCGTAAAACAAAGTAGCGAAATATACGGTGAAACTTGCACCACTCTTTTTGCAACTAAAATTCCGATTGCTGGAGTTGCAGGTGACCAACAAGCAGCCCTTTTTGGACAATTGTGTACAGAGCCAGGAATGGTAAAAAACACGTATGGCACAGGATGCTTTATGCTAATGAATACAGGTGACAAACCAGTATATTCAAAAAACAATCTACTTACCACAGTAGCTTGGAAAATAAACGGAAAAACAACCTATGCCTTAGAAGGAAGTGTTTTTGTAGGAGGAGCCGCAGTACAGTGGTTGCGCGACGGAGCAAAAATGATCGAATCATCTGAGGAAGTTGAAACTTTGGCCATGCAAGTTCCAGACAATGGAGGTGTTTATTTTGTACCAGCCTTAACAGGTCTTGGCGCACCACATTGGGATCAATATGCAAGAGGTGCGATTGTAGGAATCACGAGAGGAACTACAAATGCGCATATCGCAAGAGCAACACTAGAAGGAATAGCCTACCAAGTCTATGACCTAGCAAAAGCTATGGAAGGAGATTTTGGTAAAAAAGGAAAAGAACTACGTGTAGACGGAGGCGCTGTTTCTAATAATTTACTGATGCAATTTCAATCTGATTTATTCGGTTTTAAAGTAATACGCCCAAAAACACTTGAAACAACAGCATTAGGAGCTGCTTACCTAGCTGGTCTAGCTGTAGGATATTGGGACAGTATTGACGATTTACAAAAACAATGGTCAATTGATCGCGAATTTACACCCGAAATGCCTAGAGCAGAAGTTGACAAACTAGTTCACAATTGGGACAAAGCAGTTGGAAGAGCCAGCAATTGGATCGAAGACTAA
- a CDS encoding MIP/aquaporin family protein, with translation MSPFTAEIIGTMLMILLGNGVVANVVLKDTKGNNSGWIVITTAWAFAVFVGVVVAGPISGAHLNPIVTLGLALVGKFAWNQVAGYVLAQLIGAMLGAFLVWLSHKDHFAATEDEGGKLACFSTGPAIRNYSSNLISEIIGTFVLIFVIFYLSGPDLSIAAAADAKIGLGSIGALPVAILVWAIGLSLGGTTGYAINPARDLGPRIVHSILYKGKSDWSYAWIPILGPIIGSSLAAICYTLLT, from the coding sequence ATGTCTCCATTCACAGCAGAAATTATTGGCACGATGCTAATGATATTATTAGGAAATGGCGTAGTTGCCAATGTTGTACTTAAAGATACCAAAGGAAATAATTCAGGCTGGATCGTCATCACGACAGCCTGGGCTTTTGCCGTTTTCGTTGGCGTTGTTGTTGCAGGCCCAATTAGCGGCGCGCATTTAAATCCTATCGTAACTTTAGGACTTGCTCTAGTTGGTAAGTTTGCATGGAATCAAGTCGCAGGCTATGTTCTTGCGCAATTAATTGGTGCGATGTTAGGAGCCTTCCTAGTTTGGCTTTCGCACAAAGATCATTTTGCAGCCACAGAAGATGAAGGTGGAAAATTGGCTTGTTTTAGTACAGGTCCTGCCATTAGAAATTACAGCTCAAATTTGATTAGTGAAATCATCGGGACCTTTGTCCTTATTTTTGTTATTTTCTACTTATCTGGACCAGACTTAAGCATCGCAGCCGCAGCAGATGCCAAGATCGGTCTAGGATCTATAGGTGCATTACCAGTCGCTATTTTAGTATGGGCAATTGGATTGAGTTTAGGAGGAACAACAGGATATGCCATTAATCCCGCAAGAGATTTGGGCCCTAGAATTGTTCACTCTATTTTGTATAAAGGTAAAAGCGATTGGAGCTATGCATGGATTCCTATTCTTGGACCAATCATTGGGTCTAGCCTTGCTGCTATATGCTACACTTTACTTACGTAA